A window from Aeromonas rivipollensis encodes these proteins:
- a CDS encoding UDP-N-acetylglucosamine 4,6-dehydratase: MSLIGRNKDLFVDDIGKNEKKLSEIVSQSRFLVLGGAGSIGQAVTKEIFKRNPRKLHVVDISENNMVELVRDIRSSFGYIDGDFQTFALDIGSIEYDAFIKADGAYDYVLNLSALKHVRSEKDPFTLMRMIDVNVFNTDKTIQHSIDMGVKKYFCVSTDKAANPVNMMGASKRIMEMFLMRRSEQIAISTARFANVAFSDGSLLHGFNQRLQKRQPIVAPNDIKRYFVTPQESGELCLMSCIFGENRDIFFPKLSESLHLITFAEIAVKYLEQHGYKPYLCKDEDEARALMANLPEQGMWPCLFTESDTTGEKDFEEFFTDKEVLDMDRFENLGIIKNEPAYQNDLLNHFEQTIAAMKTKRAWDKKEIVELFFAMIPDFGHKETGKYLDGKM, encoded by the coding sequence TTGAGTCTCATTGGTCGTAATAAAGACCTGTTTGTTGATGACATTGGTAAAAATGAGAAAAAACTGTCTGAGATCGTCAGCCAGTCCCGTTTTCTTGTTCTTGGTGGCGCTGGTTCTATTGGCCAGGCGGTGACCAAAGAGATCTTCAAGAGAAATCCACGTAAATTGCATGTTGTCGATATCAGCGAGAACAACATGGTCGAGCTGGTGCGCGATATCCGCAGCTCGTTCGGGTATATCGATGGTGATTTCCAGACGTTTGCGCTGGATATTGGTTCCATTGAATATGACGCCTTTATCAAAGCCGACGGCGCCTATGATTACGTGCTCAATCTTTCTGCGCTCAAGCATGTACGCAGCGAGAAAGACCCTTTCACGTTGATGCGCATGATCGACGTCAATGTGTTCAACACGGACAAAACTATCCAGCACTCCATCGACATGGGTGTGAAAAAGTATTTCTGTGTTTCGACGGACAAGGCGGCCAATCCGGTCAACATGATGGGGGCTTCAAAGCGCATCATGGAGATGTTCCTGATGCGCCGTAGCGAGCAGATTGCCATTTCAACCGCGCGCTTTGCCAACGTGGCCTTCTCTGACGGTTCCCTGCTGCACGGCTTCAACCAGCGGTTGCAAAAGCGTCAACCCATCGTCGCCCCCAACGACATTAAACGTTACTTCGTGACGCCCCAGGAGTCCGGTGAGCTGTGCCTGATGTCCTGCATCTTCGGTGAGAATCGGGATATCTTCTTCCCCAAGCTCAGCGAGTCCCTGCACCTCATTACCTTCGCCGAAATCGCCGTGAAGTATCTGGAACAGCATGGCTACAAGCCTTATCTGTGCAAGGACGAGGATGAGGCCAGAGCCCTGATGGCGAATCTGCCTGAGCAGGGGATGTGGCCTTGCCTCTTTACCGAAAGCGACACCACGGGTGAGAAAGACTTCGAAGAGTTCTTCACTGATAAAGAAGTGCTGGACATGGATAGGTTTGAAAACCTGGGCATCATCAAGAATGAACCCGCCTATCAGAATGACCTGCTCAATCATTTTGAGCAGACCATCGCGGCCATGAAAACGAAACGCGCCTGGGACAAGAAAGAGATCGTCGAGCTGTTCTTCGCCATGATCCCGGACTTTGGTCATAAAGAGACAGGCAAATATCTCGACGGCAAGATGTAA
- a CDS encoding LegC family aminotransferase — MHTQLIRFIRDTYKTDDFIPLHAPTFAGNERQYVLDTLESTFVSSVGAYVEQFEQQIATFTGSARAVATMNGTAALHIALYMAGVQAGDLVITQPLTFVATCNALHHMGAEPVFVDVSRQSLGLCPIALASWLEEHASRTETGAIHKASGRRLKAVVPMHTFGHPVELDELQTVCQAWGIALVEDAAESLGSYYKGKHTGTLSAFSALSFNGNKIITTGGGGMVLCQNAEQGARTKHITTTAKVPHPFEFYHDEPGFNYRMPNLNAALGCAQVEALPQFLAQKRALAMHYAEFFKDQACQFVTEPSYGRSNYWLNAIVCEDQTQRDTLLTELNKAGVMTRPVWKLMHRLPMFSHALCGELGNAEWLEAHLINLPSSPVEV, encoded by the coding sequence ATGCATACCCAATTGATTCGTTTTATTCGTGATACCTACAAAACCGATGACTTTATCCCTCTTCACGCCCCGACCTTTGCCGGCAATGAACGTCAATATGTGCTCGATACCCTGGAAAGCACCTTCGTTTCCAGCGTGGGCGCCTATGTTGAGCAGTTCGAACAGCAAATAGCCACCTTTACCGGTTCTGCCCGTGCAGTTGCCACCATGAATGGCACGGCGGCGCTGCATATCGCGCTCTATATGGCGGGGGTACAGGCCGGCGATCTGGTGATCACCCAGCCGCTGACTTTTGTGGCGACCTGCAACGCCTTACATCACATGGGCGCAGAGCCCGTGTTCGTCGATGTGTCACGCCAGAGCCTAGGCCTGTGCCCCATTGCCTTGGCCAGCTGGCTGGAAGAGCATGCCTCTCGCACCGAGACAGGCGCCATCCACAAGGCAAGCGGGCGCCGCCTGAAAGCCGTCGTGCCCATGCATACCTTTGGTCATCCGGTCGAACTCGATGAGTTGCAGACCGTGTGTCAGGCCTGGGGCATAGCTTTGGTGGAAGATGCAGCTGAAAGCCTTGGCTCCTATTACAAAGGCAAACATACGGGGACGCTGAGTGCATTTTCCGCCCTGAGCTTCAATGGCAACAAGATCATCACCACGGGGGGGGGTGGCATGGTGCTCTGCCAGAATGCCGAACAGGGGGCACGTACCAAGCACATCACCACCACGGCCAAGGTGCCGCACCCGTTCGAGTTCTATCACGATGAGCCTGGCTTCAACTACCGCATGCCCAATCTGAATGCGGCTCTGGGGTGTGCCCAGGTGGAGGCCTTGCCTCAGTTTCTGGCACAGAAGCGGGCGCTTGCCATGCACTATGCCGAGTTCTTCAAGGATCAGGCATGCCAGTTCGTCACCGAACCGTCCTACGGGCGTTCCAACTACTGGCTCAATGCGATTGTCTGTGAAGATCAAACCCAACGGGATACGTTGCTGACCGAGCTGAACAAGGCCGGTGTCATGACCCGGCCGGTATGGAAGCTGATGCATCGCCTGCCCATGTTCTCCCATGCCCTGTGTGGGGAGCTGGGGAACGCCGAGTGGTTGGAAGCCCATCTGATCAACCTGCCCAGCTCGCCTGTCGAGGTCTGA
- the neuC gene encoding UDP-N-acetylglucosamine 2-epimerase: MANTIAVFTGTRAEYGLLYWLMKDIAVDPELELKLIVSGTHLSPEFGLTYQQIEQDGFKIDERIEMLLSSDTSVGVVKSMGVALLGLADALARLQPDVLVILGDRFEALAAAQAAMLQRIPVAHLHGGEITEGAYDDAIRHAITKLSYLHFTAAEPYRQRVIQLGEAPERVFNVGAVGLDHIVKTPLLSMDELQSSLGFVLDSPFFVVTYHPVTLADEPAKESFSALLAALDNYPGHQVILTYPNADDGGRAIIPLLEQYAAANPARVLAIPSLGYRRYLSAVKHCAAVIGNSSSGIIEVPSLGVPTINIGQRQQGRLAAKSVLHCEAKAASITQCIARALQPMALDAYVNPYGAGDASGQIVARLKHFAAPTIKQFHDLDRSPSP, encoded by the coding sequence ATGGCCAACACCATCGCCGTCTTTACCGGTACCCGCGCCGAATACGGTCTGCTCTATTGGTTGATGAAAGACATTGCGGTCGATCCCGAACTGGAGCTCAAGCTGATCGTCTCGGGTACGCACTTGTCTCCCGAGTTTGGTCTGACTTATCAGCAGATAGAGCAAGATGGCTTCAAGATCGATGAGCGCATCGAGATGCTGCTCTCCTCCGATACCTCTGTCGGTGTGGTCAAAAGCATGGGGGTTGCCTTGCTCGGGCTGGCAGACGCGTTGGCCCGGTTGCAACCGGATGTGTTGGTGATCCTGGGGGATCGCTTTGAAGCTCTGGCGGCAGCACAGGCGGCCATGTTGCAGCGCATACCGGTAGCGCACCTCCATGGAGGGGAGATCACCGAAGGGGCCTATGACGACGCCATCCGCCACGCCATTACCAAGTTGAGCTACCTGCATTTCACCGCAGCCGAGCCTTATCGGCAGCGCGTCATCCAGTTGGGTGAAGCGCCGGAGCGTGTGTTCAACGTGGGAGCTGTCGGTCTGGATCACATCGTCAAGACCCCTCTGCTTTCCATGGACGAACTGCAATCATCCCTTGGGTTTGTACTGGACTCACCGTTCTTCGTGGTGACTTATCACCCTGTGACTCTGGCTGATGAACCGGCCAAGGAGAGTTTCAGTGCCTTGCTGGCGGCGTTGGATAACTATCCCGGCCATCAGGTCATCCTGACGTATCCGAATGCAGATGACGGTGGTCGAGCCATCATTCCACTGCTTGAGCAGTATGCGGCAGCAAATCCTGCACGCGTGCTGGCCATCCCGTCTCTGGGTTACAGGCGTTACCTGAGCGCGGTGAAACACTGTGCCGCCGTGATTGGCAACTCGTCGAGCGGCATCATCGAAGTGCCCTCTCTGGGTGTACCGACCATCAATATCGGCCAGCGTCAACAAGGGCGTCTGGCAGCGAAGAGCGTGCTGCATTGCGAGGCGAAGGCTGCGTCCATTACGCAATGTATTGCCCGGGCCCTGCAGCCGATGGCTCTGGATGCTTATGTCAATCCTTATGGTGCAGGGGATGCCAGCGGCCAGATTGTGGCGCGCCTGAAGCACTTTGCCGCCCCCACCATCAAACAGTTCCATGATCTCGACAGGAGTCCGTCGCCATGA
- the neuB gene encoding N-acetylneuraminate synthase yields the protein MIRIIAEAGVNHNGDEALAVALIDAAHRAGVDVVKFQTFKAANLVTRQAKQAAYQTANTGKEESQFAMLSRLELSFDAHLRLIAHCESLGIEFLSTAFDTESLDFLVNRLKLQTLKIPSGELTNAPFVLAHARTGCELIVSTGMATLAEVEAALGVIAFGLTAPQDAQPSEAAFMAAYASEAGQAALANKVTLLHCTTEYPAPMVDINLKAMDTLSHAFRLPVGYSDHSQGITIPVAAVARGACLIEKHFTLDRNMEGPDHKASLEPDELAAMVKGIRDVELALGDGIKGPRPSEIKNKEIARKSLVAACDIEEGAILCADNLAIKRPGDGMSPYAYWQLLGQPAKRAYQAGEPIRE from the coding sequence ATGATCCGCATCATTGCCGAAGCCGGCGTCAACCATAATGGCGACGAAGCACTCGCCGTGGCGCTGATCGATGCCGCCCACCGGGCAGGCGTCGATGTCGTCAAGTTTCAGACCTTCAAGGCGGCCAATCTGGTGACCCGCCAGGCTAAACAGGCCGCTTATCAAACCGCCAACACCGGCAAGGAAGAGAGCCAGTTTGCCATGCTCTCCCGCCTCGAGCTTTCGTTCGATGCCCATCTTCGTCTGATCGCCCATTGCGAGTCTCTCGGCATCGAGTTTTTGTCTACCGCCTTCGATACCGAGAGCCTGGACTTCCTGGTGAACCGGTTGAAGTTGCAGACACTGAAGATCCCTTCCGGGGAACTGACCAATGCTCCCTTCGTACTGGCCCATGCCCGCACCGGCTGCGAGTTGATCGTCTCGACCGGCATGGCCACATTGGCAGAAGTGGAGGCGGCCCTGGGGGTGATAGCCTTCGGATTGACCGCGCCGCAGGATGCGCAGCCCAGTGAGGCTGCCTTCATGGCTGCCTATGCCAGCGAGGCCGGTCAGGCAGCTCTTGCCAACAAGGTGACCCTGCTGCATTGCACGACCGAGTATCCGGCGCCCATGGTGGATATCAACCTCAAAGCCATGGATACCCTGTCGCACGCCTTCCGGTTGCCGGTCGGTTATTCGGATCACAGCCAAGGCATCACCATCCCGGTGGCGGCAGTAGCCCGGGGAGCCTGCCTCATCGAGAAGCACTTCACGCTGGATCGCAACATGGAAGGGCCTGATCACAAGGCTTCTCTTGAGCCCGATGAACTGGCCGCCATGGTGAAAGGGATCCGCGATGTGGAACTGGCACTGGGAGACGGCATCAAAGGGCCTCGCCCGAGCGAGATCAAGAACAAGGAGATCGCACGCAAGAGCCTGGTCGCTGCCTGCGACATTGAGGAGGGCGCCATCCTCTGTGCCGACAACCTCGCCATCAAGCGCCCTGGCGATGGAATGAGCCCCTATGCCTACTGGCAGCTCCTGGGGCAACCGGCCAAACGTGCCTATCAGGCGGGTGAGCCTATCCGTGAATAA
- a CDS encoding acetyltransferase, whose protein sequence is MNKPVIVLGAGGHASVLVDMLRSQGVVPIALVAPAAGTPRAALADIPLWHDEEILTHHPDEVVLVNGIGSLPGNPLRATLFSRYRALGYRFASVVSVQAMVSDYAVLEEGAQVMAGAIIQAGTRIGANSIINSGAIVDHDCHLGGDNHVAPGAVLSGGVVTGERVHIGTGAAVIQGISIGSDAVVGAGATLTRPLGEKQIAYVARGSVMPIKQ, encoded by the coding sequence GTGAATAAACCGGTCATCGTCCTCGGGGCAGGGGGGCACGCCTCGGTGCTGGTCGACATGCTGCGCAGCCAGGGAGTGGTTCCCATCGCCCTGGTTGCGCCCGCCGCAGGTACACCGCGCGCCGCACTGGCTGATATTCCCCTCTGGCATGATGAGGAAATACTGACCCACCATCCGGATGAGGTGGTGTTGGTCAATGGCATCGGCTCCCTGCCGGGCAACCCGCTGCGCGCCACGCTGTTTTCCCGTTATCGCGCTCTTGGTTACCGCTTTGCAAGCGTCGTCAGCGTACAGGCCATGGTCTCTGACTACGCCGTGCTGGAAGAGGGTGCCCAGGTCATGGCGGGGGCCATCATTCAGGCGGGTACCCGGATCGGTGCCAACAGCATCATCAATAGTGGTGCCATCGTGGATCACGACTGCCATCTGGGAGGCGACAATCACGTCGCACCGGGCGCCGTGTTATCCGGCGGTGTGGTGACGGGTGAGAGAGTCCATATCGGTACGGGAGCTGCCGTGATCCAGGGCATATCAATTGGCTCTGATGCCGTGGTCGGGGCCGGCGCCACGCTGACGCGCCCTCTTGGAGAAAAGCAGATTGCATACGTTGCCCGGGGCAGCGTGATGCCTATCAAGCAGTAA
- a CDS encoding nucleotidyltransferase family protein, with protein MSKNWEKVVLSPEHSVRDALAVINEEALRVCLVVDEEQHLLGVVTDGDVRRAILNNVSLTQSVTAVMNTTPITVSAKMARTELLELMRERSVLSLPVVDDAGRLIGLETWELAAKAPSYDNPVFIMAGGFGTRLRPLTDSCPKPMLKVGDKPILETLLSQFLKAGFKNIYISTHYMPEQITDYFGDGSPWGAHIRYVHEETPLGTGGALGLLPADIPALPLIMINGDVLTTVDFNRLLDFHNKYQPVATMCVREYDYQVPYGVISGDGHRILEMQEKPIQRYFVNAGIYVVSPELFMNVPRQERIDMPTLLEQQIAKQEEVLMFPIHEYWLDIGRMDDFHKAQLDIKGLV; from the coding sequence ATGAGCAAAAATTGGGAAAAAGTGGTGTTGTCGCCGGAACACTCGGTGCGTGATGCCCTGGCCGTGATCAATGAAGAGGCACTGCGGGTCTGTCTGGTCGTGGATGAAGAGCAGCACCTGCTGGGAGTCGTGACCGATGGAGATGTTCGCCGCGCCATCCTGAACAATGTCTCCCTGACGCAAAGCGTCACGGCGGTGATGAACACCACCCCCATCACCGTCTCTGCCAAGATGGCCCGCACAGAATTATTGGAGCTCATGCGAGAGCGTAGCGTTCTTTCTCTGCCGGTGGTCGATGACGCTGGCAGGCTGATCGGACTGGAAACCTGGGAGCTGGCGGCGAAAGCGCCGAGCTATGACAACCCAGTCTTCATCATGGCGGGGGGGTTTGGTACCCGGCTGCGCCCGCTCACCGACAGTTGTCCCAAGCCCATGCTCAAGGTGGGTGACAAACCCATTCTGGAAACCCTGCTCAGCCAGTTCCTCAAGGCGGGCTTCAAGAACATTTATATTTCCACCCATTATATGCCCGAGCAGATCACCGACTATTTTGGTGATGGCTCTCCCTGGGGCGCCCATATTCGCTACGTGCATGAAGAGACCCCTCTCGGAACAGGTGGTGCCTTGGGTCTGCTACCCGCCGACATTCCTGCCCTGCCGCTTATCATGATCAATGGCGACGTGCTTACCACAGTGGATTTCAATCGCCTGCTCGATTTCCATAACAAGTACCAGCCGGTGGCGACCATGTGTGTTCGTGAATATGACTATCAGGTTCCCTATGGGGTGATCAGCGGAGACGGGCACCGCATCCTCGAGATGCAGGAAAAACCCATCCAGCGCTATTTCGTGAATGCTGGTATTTATGTGGTCAGCCCGGAATTATTCATGAATGTACCAAGGCAAGAGCGTATCGATATGCCAACCCTGCTTGAACAGCAAATCGCCAAGCAGGAAGAGGTGTTGATGTTCCCGATACACGAATACTGGCTCGATATCGGCCGTATGGATGATTTCCACAAGGCTCAGCTCGATATCAAGGGGTTGGTATAA
- a CDS encoding acylneuraminate cytidylyltransferase family protein gives MSLKIAIIPARGGSKRLPGKNIKPLAGKPLIRWTTQAALASGEFDMVIVSTDSQAIADIAMQDAGVTFPGLRPAELAGDTATTNDVVSHVVQWVEKNYAMVDMVAILQPTSPLRTARHITEAVALYRNKKATAVVSVCELEHPVQYCNRLPKDNSLNGFITPSVNKRSQDLEPFYRLNGAIYIFERRFVGSLSNIYSDGAFAYVMDKYSSVDIDDEFDFKMAEFIKAYF, from the coding sequence ATGTCCCTGAAAATTGCGATTATCCCTGCCCGAGGTGGCAGTAAACGCCTGCCTGGAAAGAATATTAAGCCGCTGGCAGGCAAACCACTCATCCGCTGGACAACGCAGGCCGCACTCGCCAGTGGTGAGTTTGACATGGTGATTGTCAGCACTGATAGCCAAGCGATTGCCGATATTGCAATGCAAGATGCTGGTGTAACATTTCCAGGATTGCGTCCCGCTGAACTTGCCGGTGATACGGCCACGACCAACGATGTGGTCTCTCATGTTGTGCAATGGGTAGAAAAAAATTATGCGATGGTGGACATGGTCGCCATATTGCAGCCTACGTCACCATTGCGTACCGCACGGCACATAACAGAGGCAGTCGCGCTTTATCGGAATAAGAAAGCGACTGCAGTGGTATCGGTTTGTGAACTGGAACATCCGGTTCAGTATTGCAATAGATTACCGAAAGATAATAGTTTGAACGGTTTTATCACACCTTCGGTTAATAAAAGAAGCCAGGATCTTGAGCCTTTCTATCGGCTGAATGGCGCTATTTATATCTTTGAACGTCGCTTCGTAGGGTCTCTGTCCAATATATATTCAGACGGTGCCTTTGCATACGTGATGGATAAATATAGTTCTGTTGACATAGATGATGAGTTCGATTTCAAGATGGCTGAGTTCATTAAGGCTTATTTTTAA
- a CDS encoding lipopolysaccharide biosynthesis protein, whose product MGLLKRSSIYLLSNILNALIPFFLLPVLTRYLTPDEYGQISMFQILVTGLAALTGLNSIGAANRKYYDNNEASSLALFNGTCVHILLLSTFFLAVVSFLLSEQLSQWLNIPESWIYFAVVISAANFLIQLRLGQWQIREKAIAFGVMQVSQSIIIMILSLFLIIWLQQGASGRVDALFLTTVIYGLLGLLLLYRERLILLFPLRKSFFKEALDFGIPLIPHVVGVFVLSSVDRFLINRELGIAETGIYMLAVQLSLGMAVVFDAINKALVPWLFRALKDNNPLQLQKVVKFTYIFFIVVFILGCLSFLVGPWVVTWIAGEAYQKAGTVIGWLCLGQAFGGMYLMVTNYLFYEKRTGVLSVLTIFSGLVNIVALLYLIPIKGIEGAAIAYSISMLVRFLGTWFLVSMYSSISWRIML is encoded by the coding sequence ATGGGGTTATTAAAGCGATCCAGCATTTATTTATTGTCAAATATACTGAATGCACTAATTCCATTTTTCTTATTACCAGTATTAACGCGTTATCTAACACCAGATGAATATGGACAGATTTCCATGTTTCAAATTTTGGTGACAGGGTTGGCTGCATTGACTGGATTGAATTCTATTGGTGCTGCAAACCGTAAATATTATGATAATAATGAGGCGTCATCACTAGCATTATTCAATGGCACTTGTGTCCACATATTATTACTCAGTACATTTTTCTTGGCTGTCGTCAGTTTTCTGCTTTCAGAGCAGTTGAGCCAATGGTTGAATATCCCTGAATCATGGATTTATTTCGCAGTTGTGATTTCAGCTGCAAATTTTCTTATTCAATTAAGATTAGGTCAATGGCAAATACGAGAAAAGGCTATTGCATTTGGAGTAATGCAAGTCAGTCAGAGTATCATCATCATGATATTGTCGTTATTCCTGATCATCTGGTTGCAACAAGGAGCATCTGGGCGGGTTGATGCGCTATTTTTAACTACAGTGATCTATGGGCTTCTCGGTCTACTTCTACTTTACCGTGAACGATTGATCCTATTATTTCCTCTTCGGAAAAGTTTTTTTAAAGAAGCTTTAGATTTTGGTATTCCACTAATACCACATGTAGTAGGTGTCTTTGTTCTGAGTTCGGTGGATCGGTTTCTTATTAATCGAGAGTTGGGGATCGCTGAGACAGGTATTTATATGTTAGCGGTTCAATTGAGCTTGGGCATGGCAGTTGTTTTTGATGCTATCAATAAAGCATTGGTGCCATGGCTATTCAGAGCTTTGAAGGATAATAATCCTCTGCAACTCCAGAAAGTAGTTAAGTTTACTTATATATTCTTTATCGTAGTTTTCATTTTAGGTTGTTTATCATTCCTTGTTGGCCCTTGGGTGGTAACATGGATTGCAGGGGAGGCTTATCAGAAAGCAGGAACAGTGATCGGTTGGTTGTGCCTAGGACAGGCATTCGGTGGCATGTATTTAATGGTGACTAACTATCTGTTTTATGAAAAAAGAACAGGAGTTTTATCTGTCCTTACCATATTTTCTGGATTGGTTAATATAGTAGCATTGCTCTATCTTATCCCAATCAAAGGGATTGAAGGGGCAGCGATAGCATATTCAATTTCAATGCTTGTTCGATTTTTAGGAACATGGTTCTTGGTATCGATGTATTCTTCTATTTCTTGGCGAATTATGTTATGA
- a CDS encoding glycosyltransferase family 52, giving the protein MSDMSIFSLVKINENCEIRKVLHVESVYAILLYLIVNKRLDDTLILTSDNFPHELSDRIPNIITYNKIARPNRFDIFLSSLFGFKPKCFKEISVNLNLFSQCTLYGHDHLPLSLIFRKRDMFLIEDGLSNYVVRPGIYNKIKAHLNILPYGYRKKVKKIYLTEIMDLPFLLREKIEVLDIKNGVKDNIEYINKLFPPSWEIIKGADIFITQPLEDMGISEHEKISIYKELITNKSNECRPIYIKPHPRETTDYKDVFSSYDNIYVLDGKIPVEVYVLISEEIESVTTLFSTSAYTIKRICPNTIVKFIGTEWNKTLKDKFGIYKSETF; this is encoded by the coding sequence ATGAGTGATATGAGTATTTTTTCTCTGGTAAAAATTAATGAGAACTGTGAGATCAGAAAAGTTCTACATGTTGAATCTGTATATGCGATCCTATTGTATTTAATTGTAAATAAAAGATTGGATGATACGTTGATTTTGACTAGTGATAACTTCCCGCATGAACTATCAGATCGAATTCCAAATATTATTACCTATAATAAAATAGCACGCCCTAATAGATTTGATATATTTTTATCATCACTCTTCGGGTTCAAACCAAAATGTTTTAAAGAGATAAGTGTAAACTTGAATCTTTTTTCACAATGTACCTTGTATGGCCATGATCATCTTCCTTTATCGTTGATTTTTAGAAAAAGAGATATGTTTTTAATTGAAGATGGACTTTCTAATTATGTAGTGCGGCCGGGAATCTATAATAAAATAAAGGCTCACCTCAATATACTTCCGTATGGGTACAGAAAAAAAGTCAAAAAAATTTATTTAACAGAAATTATGGATTTACCTTTTCTATTGAGAGAAAAAATAGAGGTGCTTGACATAAAAAATGGTGTAAAGGATAACATAGAATATATAAATAAATTATTTCCACCATCTTGGGAAATAATTAAGGGGGCTGACATTTTCATCACACAGCCTCTTGAAGATATGGGGATTTCTGAACATGAGAAAATCTCTATATATAAGGAGTTGATAACAAACAAATCGAATGAATGTAGACCTATATATATAAAGCCACATCCTAGAGAGACAACAGACTATAAGGATGTTTTTTCTTCTTATGATAATATCTATGTATTAGATGGAAAAATTCCTGTTGAAGTATATGTCTTAATATCTGAAGAGATTGAATCTGTTACAACATTGTTTTCTACATCCGCATATACAATAAAAAGAATTTGTCCAAATACTATCGTGAAATTCATTGGTACAGAATGGAATAAAACATTGAAAGATAAATTTGGGATATATAAATCAGAGACGTTTTGA
- a CDS encoding glycosyltransferase family 2 protein — translation MDELISVIIPVYNVSEYVDEALESIINQDDVKLEIIVVDDCSSDDTFDKVQRWANRFDNIKAYKNKSNIKICKTLNFAFLMSKGDYIARFDGDDISLKTRLRNQLDFIKNNNVDLVGCQMIAVNADGNILSKGKMPVGKEFVIDASKYASPIAHIWLAKREIYERLNGYRNIPYAEDYDFILRALDMGYCCDNLPEYLMLIRQREGNTASTASLKQRKTHRYVLELHKRRLVNKSDDDGFSEDELAKKIKSWPLTEILHIYSTNMLSSAYSDKNVFRKTFKVILCCLLSYYNFEYLISRMMFKRTFM, via the coding sequence ATGGATGAGCTGATTTCAGTCATTATTCCTGTCTATAATGTATCTGAATATGTTGACGAAGCTTTAGAGAGCATTATTAATCAGGATGATGTGAAGCTTGAGATCATCGTTGTCGATGATTGCTCATCAGATGATACCTTTGATAAAGTTCAACGCTGGGCAAATAGATTTGATAACATTAAAGCATATAAAAATAAATCTAACATTAAAATATGTAAGACTTTAAACTTTGCTTTTTTGATGTCTAAAGGAGATTATATAGCCAGGTTCGATGGTGATGATATATCTCTAAAAACAAGATTAAGAAATCAGCTAGATTTTATTAAAAATAATAACGTGGATTTAGTCGGTTGTCAGATGATAGCAGTTAACGCTGATGGCAATATTTTATCGAAAGGCAAAATGCCGGTTGGAAAAGAATTCGTAATTGATGCGAGTAAATATGCATCACCTATTGCACATATATGGCTTGCTAAAAGAGAAATATATGAGAGGCTTAATGGGTATCGTAATATTCCATATGCTGAGGATTATGATTTCATTTTGAGAGCTCTGGATATGGGATATTGCTGTGACAATCTTCCCGAGTATTTAATGCTGATTAGGCAAAGAGAAGGTAATACAGCGAGTACTGCCAGTTTAAAGCAGCGCAAGACACACCGGTATGTACTTGAATTACACAAGCGACGTTTGGTAAATAAAAGTGATGACGATGGATTCAGTGAAGACGAACTGGCGAAAAAGATAAAATCATGGCCTTTGACAGAAATCTTACACATATATTCAACTAATATGCTGTCATCGGCATATAGTGATAAAAATGTGTTTAGGAAAACCTTTAAAGTCATACTCTGTTGTTTATTGTCATACTATAATTTTGAATATTTGATATCACGTATGATGTTTAAACGGACTTTCATGTGA